The genome window CGTGCCGCACCAGGCCAATCAGCGCATCATCAAGGGCGTCGGCGACCGGCTGGGTCTGGACGAGAACAAGGTGATCTCGACCGTGGCCCTGCATGCCAACACATCGGCCGCCTCCATCCCGTTGGCCCTGGACACGGCGATCCGGGACGGACGCATCAGGCGCGGCGATCTGGTCCTGCTGGAAGCCATGGGCGGCGGTCTGACCTGGGGGGCCTGCGCCTTTCGATTGTAGCGATCCCTGCGTGCTTTGACTTCGCGGCGTTTTCCCCCTTTATGATGCATGGGAACGATGCCGGGCTGGGCGTCGGAGTAAGGGGATCAGGCCTTGGGTGAACAGCAGACCTTGACCCGCGCGGACCTGTGTGAGGCCGTGGTCGATGAAGTCGGCCTGTCGCGGCAGGAGTGCTCGACCCTGGTCGAGCGCACGCTGGAGCTGATCGTCGAGAGCCTGGAGCAGGGCCAGACCGTCAAGCTGTCCGGATTCGGCGTGTTCCAGGTCCGCGAAAAGCGCGCCCGCATGGGTCGCAATCCGAAAACCGGCGAACCGGCCGCGATCAATCCGCGCCGCGTGATCAGCTTCCGGGCGAGCCAGATCATGAAGTCACGCGTGCACGGCGCGGTGAACGGCGGCTGATGGCCAAGAGCCCCAACGCCTTTCGATCGATCTCCGAGGCCGCCGAGGAAGTCGGCGCGCCGCAGCACGTCTTGCGGTTCTGGGAAACGAAGTTCGCCTTCGTGACGCCGGTCAAGCGGGCCGGTGGCCGGCGCTTCTATCGGCCCCAGGATGTCGTGGTGCTGAAGGCGATCCGCCGACTGCTTCACGACGAGGGCCTGACCATCAGGGGCGTGCAGCGGCTGCACAAGGACCAGGGGCTCGCCCGCCTGGCCGCCTATGGCGATCCCGATGCCGCCTTCATCATGGACGTCGAAGCCACCGCCGGCGTCGAAAGAACCGACAGCGAACCGTCCGCGATTTCGACCGATCGGAGCGATCGGCTGCGCGCTGTCCTGGCCGACCTGGAACGGGCCAGAGCCCGGCTCGACGCCGTTCTGGCGGCCTGAACACGATTGCGACTTTTAGGGTTTGCGGGGAGGCGAACCCCCCGCTATAGGACCGGCCTCTCGGAGCGTGGCGCAGCCTGGTAGCGCACTTGACTGGGGGTCAAGGGGTCGCAGGTTCGAATCCTGTCGCTCCGACCATCTTCCCTTGACCCGGTTTTCATAAGCCTGCCGCGCGCGGCATGATGGCTCACCCTCGGGCCAGCTCAGTTCAGTCCGGTTTCGACCGGCCACTCCCGAACGGGCGACCTTCCGCCCAGCTCAGCAGGGGCAGCAGGGGAATGCCCCAGGCCGTGCCGGCGATCCCGTAGAACAGCAGATGCACCAGTGGATGCTCGGGCAGGCGTGCGCCAAGGCTGACGACGGCCCAGACGTAGAAGGTCAGGAAGGCGACGATGCCGAGCGAGGCCACGGCCCTGCGGGTGCGAAGGCCCATCAGCGTGTGTTCCGGAACAGATAAAAGGCGATCAGGGCCAGAACCGACCCGCCGACCGCCCAGGCCGTCCAGACAAAATCATCCATCGTCGCCGCGTCGAAGACGCGCACGGCCAGGAACCAGCCGCAGGCCGCCCCGGTGCCGGCGACGAGCGACGCCGCGAACAGGCCACGCCGACCGGTCAGCAAGTCGGCGATCCAGGCCACGGCGAACACGCCCACCACGGCCACGACGATATCGGCATATTCCAAGGCCATCTCCTGAAGCGCACTCACCGGTCACGCCTGCGTCATCAAACCCGACTCGATCTTGCCACCGGGCGGGAGCATACCGCGCCGGTCGCCCGATGAGGCGTCACTGTATCCGTCCAATCAACAGGCGTCGAATGAAGCGTTTCGCAAGTTCCAGCCAATCCCGTCCGGTGGCCCTGTGGCTTTTTGTCTGCGCGGCCATGGTCTTCTGCATGGTGGTGATCGGGGGCATCACGCGGCTGACGGGGTCGGGCCTGTCGATCACCGAATGGAAGCCGATCATGGGAGCCCTGCCGCCCATGACCGCAGCCGACTGGTCCGAGGCGTTCGAGAAATACAAGGCCATCCCCCAGTACGCCCAGGTCAATGCGGGGATGAGCATGGCCGACTTCCAGTCCATCTTCTGGTGGGAGTGGGCACACCGGCTGTTCGGGCGGTTGATCGGGGCCGTGTTCGCCCTGCCGTTTTTCTTTTTTCTGATCTGCCGTCTGTTTCCGGAACGGTCTCTGCCCGGGCGGCTGGCCATGCCGACGCGGCTGATCTGGCGCTGTGCCCTGCTGCTGGTCATGGGCGGGATGCAGGGCGTCATCGGCTGGTGGATGGTGTCGTCCGGACTGTCGGAGCGGGTCGATGTC of Brevundimonas subvibrioides contains these proteins:
- a CDS encoding transglycosylase gives rise to the protein MEYADIVVAVVGVFAVAWIADLLTGRRGLFAASLVAGTGAACGWFLAVRVFDAATMDDFVWTAWAVGGSVLALIAFYLFRNTR
- a CDS encoding integration host factor subunit alpha; translation: MGEQQTLTRADLCEAVVDEVGLSRQECSTLVERTLELIVESLEQGQTVKLSGFGVFQVREKRARMGRNPKTGEPAAINPRRVISFRASQIMKSRVHGAVNGG
- a CDS encoding DUF2842 domain-containing protein; protein product: MGLRTRRAVASLGIVAFLTFYVWAVVSLGARLPEHPLVHLLFYGIAGTAWGIPLLPLLSWAEGRPFGSGRSKPD
- a CDS encoding MerR family transcriptional regulator produces the protein MAKSPNAFRSISEAAEEVGAPQHVLRFWETKFAFVTPVKRAGGRRFYRPQDVVVLKAIRRLLHDEGLTIRGVQRLHKDQGLARLAAYGDPDAAFIMDVEATAGVERTDSEPSAISTDRSDRLRAVLADLERARARLDAVLAA